One window of Candidatus Nanosynbacter sp. HMT-352 genomic DNA carries:
- the rpsS gene encoding 30S ribosomal protein S19, whose amino-acid sequence MSRSLKKGPFVDVKLAKKIAALSLDDRTVIKTWARASTITPEMVGRTIAVHNGRVHVPVLITENMVGHKLGEFSPTRKFRKHGGKDKK is encoded by the coding sequence ATGAGTCGTTCATTAAAGAAAGGTCCATTCGTCGATGTAAAGCTAGCGAAGAAAATCGCTGCTCTTAGCCTTGACGATCGAACCGTTATCAAAACGTGGGCGCGCGCTTCGACTATTACACCAGAGATGGTTGGTCGAACGATTGCTGTTCACAACGGTAGAGTGCACGTACCAGTGCTGATTACCGAAAACATGGTTGGTCATAAGCTCGGTGAGTTTAGTCCAACTCGTAAATTCCGTAAACACGGTGGAAAGGATAAGAAGTAA
- the rpsC gene encoding 30S ribosomal protein S3: MGQKVNPINFRLQVNKNWSSRWFTANKKEFAEAIRQDHEIRELIEKKFASRPTINRIEIERSANLITITIHTAKAGVVIGRGGAGVNELKKQVEKIAGQPVRINIEEVRRPELAAKLVAENIARQLERRINFRRATKMTAQNTMNAGAKGIRIEVAGRLNGAEMARREKVIEGSVPLHTLRADIDFHCARAQTPAGIIGVKVWIYKGERSR, from the coding sequence ATGGGTCAAAAAGTGAATCCAATCAACTTCCGCCTACAGGTCAATAAGAACTGGAGCTCTCGTTGGTTTACGGCCAATAAAAAAGAGTTTGCAGAGGCGATTCGTCAGGATCACGAAATCCGCGAGTTGATTGAAAAGAAATTTGCCTCACGCCCAACTATCAATCGCATTGAGATTGAGCGTAGCGCTAACTTGATCACGATTACAATTCACACGGCAAAAGCTGGTGTTGTTATCGGTCGCGGTGGTGCTGGCGTGAACGAATTGAAGAAGCAAGTTGAGAAGATTGCTGGTCAGCCAGTTCGTATCAACATTGAAGAAGTTCGCCGTCCAGAATTGGCAGCCAAATTGGTAGCTGAGAATATCGCTCGCCAATTGGAGCGCCGAATCAACTTCCGCCGTGCAACTAAAATGACCGCACAAAACACCATGAATGCTGGCGCTAAAGGTATTCGTATTGAGGTGGCTGGTCGTTTGAACGGCGCTGAAATGGCACGTCGCGAAAAGGTAATTGAAGGCTCAGTGCCTCTACACACCTTGCGCGCTGATATTGACTTCCACTGTGCTCGCGCTCAGACACCAGCTGGTATCATTGGCGTGAAAGTGTGGATTTATAAGGGAGAAAGGAGTCGCTAA
- a CDS encoding 50S ribosomal protein L23, translating into MKQTIIIPRVSEKAYAQSANGVYVLRVPLNLNKNEIKSAVEAQFGVTVVKVKTLVQDGKAVRFSRGKNRYPGTTTRKDWKKAYVTLKEGDKLDVFDAVEQQMEETK; encoded by the coding sequence ATGAAACAGACGATTATTATCCCACGCGTTAGTGAAAAGGCTTACGCACAGAGCGCCAACGGCGTATATGTGCTACGCGTTCCACTTAACTTGAATAAGAACGAAATCAAATCAGCTGTAGAAGCGCAATTTGGCGTTACTGTAGTTAAGGTTAAGACCTTAGTACAAGACGGCAAGGCTGTACGCTTCTCACGAGGCAAGAATCGTTATCCTGGCACAACAACACGCAAGGATTGGAAGAAGGCTTATGTGACGCTGAAAGAAGGCGATAAGCTCGATGTGTTTGACGCAGTAGAGCAGCAGATGGAGGAGACCAAGTAA
- the rplE gene encoding 50S ribosomal protein L5: MAEKKTVVPAPRLKALYQGTYLKELQAELNLKNVHEVPALEKIVVSVGTGKKKDDKRHFEIVKNTVEKITGQASVARQAKKSIATFSIRKGMGAPIGVSVTLRGARMYEFMDRLINVALPRVRDFHGVGLKFDKGGNYNLGITEQSIFPELTFEETQVLHGLQITFVIKNGNKEASKALLEKFGMPFEKKGGVK, encoded by the coding sequence ATGGCAGAAAAGAAAACTGTCGTGCCAGCTCCTCGCTTGAAAGCCTTGTATCAAGGAACTTACCTTAAGGAACTACAAGCCGAATTGAATCTAAAGAACGTGCATGAAGTGCCAGCTTTGGAAAAGATCGTCGTGAGTGTTGGTACCGGCAAAAAGAAAGATGACAAGCGTCATTTCGAAATTGTCAAAAACACTGTCGAGAAAATTACCGGTCAAGCATCAGTAGCTCGACAAGCCAAAAAGTCAATCGCGACATTTAGCATTCGTAAAGGTATGGGCGCGCCAATTGGTGTTAGCGTAACTTTGCGCGGCGCTCGTATGTACGAGTTTATGGATCGTTTGATTAACGTTGCTTTGCCTCGCGTTCGTGACTTTCACGGCGTTGGCTTGAAGTTTGATAAAGGTGGCAATTACAATCTAGGCATCACCGAGCAATCGATTTTCCCAGAATTGACATTTGAGGAAACTCAGGTTTTGCACGGTTTGCAGATTACATTTGTTATCAAGAACGGCAACAAGGAAGCTTCTAAGGCGTTGCTAGAAAAATTCGGCATGCCGTTTGAGAAGAAAGGAGGCGTCAAGTAA
- the rpmC gene encoding 50S ribosomal protein L29 produces MAEAKKTVKAAVVKTIDDLKKELAEKRNDLLQAKRSHAAGELVNPKALRSLRKEIARLLTQINNTKESK; encoded by the coding sequence ATGGCTGAAGCAAAGAAAACTGTTAAAGCAGCAGTTGTTAAGACGATTGACGATTTGAAGAAGGAATTGGCTGAAAAGCGAAACGACCTACTTCAGGCAAAACGTTCTCACGCTGCTGGCGAATTAGTTAATCCAAAAGCGTTGCGTTCACTCCGAAAGGAAATTGCACGCCTGCTGACACAAATTAATAATACAAAGGAGAGCAAGTAA
- the rpsH gene encoding 30S ribosomal protein S8 — protein sequence MSMQTTDPIADLLTRIRNAKLVGKTEVRVPSSKMKKVIAEQLVKNGYLADVKLEDAKPRGVLVVTINEKGTNSTINEITRISKPGRRVYVGASEIPKVKSGRGLVLISTSKGVMTGAEAAKAKLGGELLLKVY from the coding sequence ATGTCTATGCAAACTACAGACCCAATCGCCGACCTTCTGACTCGCATCCGCAATGCGAAATTGGTTGGCAAAACGGAAGTTCGCGTTCCGTCCAGCAAGATGAAGAAAGTCATCGCTGAACAATTAGTTAAAAACGGCTACTTGGCAGATGTCAAGCTGGAAGACGCTAAGCCTCGTGGTGTGTTGGTAGTTACTATCAATGAAAAAGGAACTAACAGCACCATCAACGAAATTACCCGTATCTCAAAACCTGGTCGTCGCGTTTACGTCGGCGCTAGCGAGATTCCAAAGGTGAAGAGCGGCCGCGGTTTGGTACTCATTTCAACATCAAAAGGTGTCATGACTGGCGCTGAAGCAGCTAAGGCTAAACTTGGTGGCGAGTTGTTGTTGAAGGTTTACTAA
- the rplC gene encoding 50S ribosomal protein L3 — translation MKTLLGTKLGMTQLLAEDGKAIPVTLIQAGPVTVTQVKTVETDGYNAVQVAFGEGKNLSKAVAGHVKPAQVIPKHIREFRVDQIPEDLKVGSEINVSAFEVGDFVDATGTSKGKGFAGTIKRHNFKRHRKTHGGKGNTRKPGSIGSMYPQKVFKGKTMAGHMGHERVTVKNLEVAYVDPETNLIGVKGAVPGPRKGLIILGGNK, via the coding sequence GTGAAAACACTTCTCGGTACCAAACTTGGTATGACCCAGCTCTTGGCTGAAGACGGCAAAGCCATTCCGGTAACGCTGATCCAAGCCGGTCCTGTCACCGTTACTCAGGTGAAGACTGTCGAAACCGACGGTTATAATGCGGTACAGGTAGCTTTTGGAGAGGGTAAGAACCTGAGCAAGGCCGTGGCTGGACACGTTAAGCCAGCCCAAGTGATCCCGAAACATATTCGGGAATTCCGTGTCGACCAGATTCCAGAGGATCTGAAAGTTGGCAGTGAAATTAATGTTTCCGCGTTTGAAGTCGGCGATTTTGTCGATGCAACCGGAACCAGCAAAGGTAAAGGTTTCGCTGGAACCATTAAACGCCACAACTTTAAGCGTCATCGTAAGACGCACGGTGGTAAAGGTAATACTCGTAAGCCAGGTTCAATTGGCTCAATGTATCCACAAAAAGTTTTCAAGGGTAAGACGATGGCTGGCCACATGGGTCACGAGCGTGTTACTGTTAAGAACTTGGAAGTGGCATATGTTGATCCAGAGACCAATCTAATCGGGGTTAAGGGCGCTGTTCCTGGACCACGAAAGGGGCTGATTATTTTAGGAGGTAACAAGTAA
- the rplN gene encoding 50S ribosomal protein L14: MIQQESRLKVADNSGAREVLCIRVLGGTRRRYARVGDVIVCSVKDASPTGNVKKKSVVKAVVVRTRDQIHRKDGSTICFDDNAVVIINDDKQPKATRVFGPVPRELRDMGYMKIVSLAPEVL, translated from the coding sequence ATGATCCAACAAGAATCTCGCCTTAAGGTAGCCGACAACTCAGGCGCTAGGGAAGTTTTGTGTATCCGCGTTCTTGGCGGTACACGACGCCGTTACGCTCGCGTTGGCGACGTAATCGTCTGCTCGGTAAAAGACGCTAGCCCAACCGGTAACGTTAAGAAAAAATCTGTTGTTAAGGCTGTAGTTGTTCGTACTCGCGATCAAATTCATCGCAAAGACGGCTCAACAATCTGCTTTGACGACAACGCCGTAGTGATTATCAACGATGACAAGCAGCCAAAAGCTACTCGTGTCTTCGGCCCAGTTCCACGCGAACTTCGCGACATGGGCTATATGAAGATCGTCAGCTTAGCTCCGGAGGTACTCTAA
- the rplB gene encoding 50S ribosomal protein L2 has protein sequence MPVKAYNPTTPARRGMTSQDLSDITTRKPLKSLIKAKKQNAGRNNQGRITVRHRGGGVRRHYRLVNHNLPAGLTLTIEEIEYDPNRSARIARVKDQYNLYHYILADTSMVKGKTIRTGEEAPIEASNRLPLSVIPVGTMIYAIELTAGKGAQMVRAAGAKAQLMAKEGNYATIKLPSGEVRKVRLEATAAIGVVGNVQHQNVKIGSAGRRRRKGIRPTVRGVVMNAADHPHGGGDGGRHGTGKAPRTPWGQLTLGYRTRRRKGSNKLIVRTRHDAKRKR, from the coding sequence ATGCCAGTGAAAGCTTACAATCCAACCACTCCTGCTCGTCGCGGCATGACGAGTCAGGATTTGTCAGACATTACAACAAGAAAACCTCTTAAAAGTCTGATTAAAGCTAAAAAACAAAATGCCGGTCGCAACAACCAAGGTCGAATTACTGTTCGTCATCGCGGAGGCGGCGTTCGTCGTCACTACCGCTTGGTGAACCACAATTTGCCAGCAGGCTTGACCTTGACGATTGAAGAAATCGAATACGATCCAAACCGCTCAGCTCGTATTGCTCGAGTTAAGGATCAGTACAATTTGTACCACTACATCTTGGCTGACACCTCAATGGTTAAGGGTAAAACTATCCGAACTGGCGAAGAAGCTCCAATTGAGGCTTCAAACCGCTTGCCATTGTCAGTTATTCCTGTTGGTACGATGATTTACGCTATTGAGTTGACCGCTGGTAAGGGCGCACAAATGGTACGCGCTGCCGGTGCTAAAGCTCAGTTGATGGCGAAAGAAGGCAATTACGCAACTATCAAATTGCCATCTGGCGAAGTTCGCAAAGTTCGTTTGGAAGCTACCGCTGCTATCGGCGTAGTCGGCAACGTTCAGCACCAAAATGTTAAGATCGGTTCAGCTGGTCGCAGGCGTCGCAAGGGTATTCGCCCAACCGTTCGTGGTGTCGTTATGAACGCCGCAGATCACCCACATGGTGGTGGTGACGGTGGTCGCCACGGTACTGGTAAGGCGCCACGTACTCCTTGGGGTCAATTGACATTAGGTTATCGAACTCGTCGCCGTAAAGGCTCGAATAAATTAATCGTACGCACGCGTCACGACGCGAAGAGGAAGAGGTAA
- the rpsJ gene encoding 30S ribosomal protein S10: MAQDTGIKIRIRLKAYDHKVIDQSAKQIIDTAIRTGANVAGPVPLPTRRSTYTVVKSPHVYKTGGESYERRVHKRLIDITNATPKTIDSLQNLNLPAGVDAEIRM, from the coding sequence ATGGCTCAAGATACAGGAATCAAAATCCGCATTCGTCTGAAGGCTTATGACCACAAAGTCATCGACCAATCAGCAAAACAAATTATCGACACCGCAATTCGCACAGGTGCTAACGTGGCTGGTCCAGTGCCTTTGCCAACTCGACGCAGCACTTACACTGTCGTAAAGAGTCCGCACGTTTACAAAACTGGTGGTGAATCTTACGAGCGCCGCGTTCACAAGCGTCTGATTGACATTACAAACGCTACGCCAAAGACGATTGATAGCTTGCAGAACTTGAATTTGCCAGCTGGCGTTGACGCTGAAATTCGTATGTAA
- the rplP gene encoding 50S ribosomal protein L16, protein MLLPKKTKHRKVRIGKNRGQATRGNYIAFGDFALQSQSNERINSRQIESARQAMTRYIKRGGKIWIRIFPHTPVTRKPLGLKMGGGKGNPEFFVAKVKAGTVLFEMQGVSEEVAREAMRLASHKLPVKCKFIKREDA, encoded by the coding sequence ATGCTGTTACCAAAGAAAACTAAGCACCGCAAAGTGCGTATTGGAAAAAACCGCGGTCAAGCAACTCGTGGCAATTACATCGCGTTCGGCGACTTTGCATTGCAATCACAATCAAATGAGCGCATCAACTCCCGCCAAATCGAGTCTGCTCGTCAGGCGATGACTCGTTACATCAAGCGTGGCGGTAAGATTTGGATTCGAATCTTCCCTCACACTCCAGTTACCCGAAAGCCACTTGGCTTGAAGATGGGTGGCGGTAAAGGTAACCCAGAGTTCTTCGTTGCTAAGGTAAAGGCTGGTACTGTTCTATTTGAGATGCAGGGTGTTTCAGAGGAAGTTGCTCGCGAAGCAATGCGTCTGGCTAGCCACAAATTGCCAGTCAAATGTAAGTTCATCAAGCGGGAGGACGCATAA
- the tuf gene encoding elongation factor Tu: MADAFDRSKPHVNVGTMGHVDHGKTTLTAAITAVLAKRLPSAVNKPVAYDQIDNAPEEKQRGITIASSHQEYESKNRHYAHVDMPGHADYVKNMITGAAQVDGAVLVIAATDGPMPQTREHVLLAKQVGVPKIVVFLNKMDMADEEMVELIEEEVRELLEKNGFDKDAPIIKGSALKALEGDEKYEDAIMELVDAMDSYIPEPARDMDKPFIMPIEDVFSIKGRGTVATGRIEQGVVKLNDEVEIVGLKPTQKSVVTGIEAFKKSLDQGQAGDNAGVLLRGIERSDIERGQVLAKPGTITPHTEFEAEVYILKKEEGGRHTPFSKGYKPQFYFRTTDVTGEVELPADKEMVMPGDTVTFKVKLLAPIAMEQGLNFAIREGGRTVGAGVVTKINK, translated from the coding sequence ATGGCAGATGCATTTGACCGAAGCAAACCGCACGTTAACGTTGGTACAATGGGCCACGTTGACCACGGTAAGACTACGCTGACTGCTGCGATTACTGCAGTGTTGGCAAAGCGCCTACCAAGCGCAGTTAACAAACCTGTTGCGTACGACCAGATCGACAACGCACCAGAAGAGAAGCAACGTGGTATTACTATCGCGTCTTCACACCAAGAGTATGAATCAAAGAATCGTCACTATGCACACGTTGACATGCCAGGACACGCTGACTACGTCAAGAACATGATCACCGGTGCTGCTCAGGTTGACGGTGCGGTATTGGTTATCGCTGCAACTGACGGCCCAATGCCTCAGACTCGTGAGCACGTTTTGCTTGCAAAGCAGGTTGGTGTGCCAAAGATCGTTGTCTTCTTGAACAAGATGGACATGGCTGACGAAGAAATGGTTGAGCTGATCGAAGAAGAAGTTCGCGAACTTCTTGAAAAGAACGGCTTCGACAAAGACGCTCCAATCATCAAGGGTTCTGCTCTTAAGGCTCTTGAAGGTGACGAGAAATACGAAGACGCTATTATGGAATTGGTTGACGCAATGGACAGCTACATTCCAGAGCCAGCACGTGACATGGACAAACCATTCATTATGCCAATTGAGGACGTCTTCTCAATTAAGGGTCGTGGTACAGTAGCAACTGGTCGTATCGAGCAGGGTGTTGTTAAATTGAACGACGAAGTTGAAATCGTTGGTTTGAAGCCAACTCAGAAGTCAGTTGTAACTGGTATTGAGGCCTTCAAGAAATCTCTTGACCAAGGTCAAGCAGGTGACAACGCAGGTGTCTTGCTACGCGGTATTGAGCGCAGCGACATTGAGCGCGGTCAAGTTTTGGCAAAGCCAGGCACAATTACTCCACATACTGAGTTTGAAGCTGAAGTTTACATCTTGAAGAAGGAAGAAGGCGGTCGCCACACTCCATTCTCAAAGGGCTACAAGCCACAGTTCTACTTCCGCACAACTGACGTTACTGGTGAAGTTGAATTGCCAGCTGACAAAGAAATGGTCATGCCAGGCGACACTGTAACCTTCAAGGTTAAGTTGCTTGCACCAATCGCTATGGAGCAAGGTTTGAACTTTGCTATCCGCGAAGGTGGCCGTACAGTTGGTGCTGGTGTTGTTACAAAGATTAACAAATAA
- the rplD gene encoding 50S ribosomal protein L4, which translates to MADSTKLPKDIFAVEVPNHELLKLAYDSYLANARLASATTKQRGEVSGGGKKPWKQKGTGRARFGSSRNPIWRGGGVVFGPRGNENYTKKLSKTAKKVAVRQALTVANEAKKIVIKDVKTTGKTKEVATFLADNKFERRVLIVVDEKTPELMRATNNIQNVLVVRANYLSVYHILNADTIVITPKALPVITAWLGKEEA; encoded by the coding sequence ATGGCAGATTCAACCAAACTTCCTAAAGACATTTTTGCTGTGGAAGTGCCAAATCACGAATTGTTGAAATTGGCATACGACAGCTACTTGGCAAACGCACGCCTAGCTAGCGCTACAACCAAGCAGCGCGGTGAAGTTTCTGGTGGTGGTAAAAAACCATGGAAACAAAAGGGAACTGGTCGAGCACGTTTTGGCTCAAGCCGTAACCCAATCTGGCGCGGCGGTGGTGTGGTCTTTGGCCCACGCGGCAACGAAAACTACACTAAAAAATTGTCAAAGACTGCTAAGAAAGTGGCAGTTCGCCAAGCTTTGACTGTAGCTAACGAAGCTAAGAAAATTGTCATCAAAGATGTTAAGACTACTGGCAAGACCAAGGAAGTCGCAACATTCCTAGCTGACAATAAGTTCGAGCGCCGTGTTCTGATCGTTGTAGATGAGAAGACGCCAGAACTTATGCGTGCTACAAACAATATTCAGAACGTTTTGGTGGTTCGCGCTAATTATCTAAGCGTTTATCACATTCTGAATGCGGATACAATCGTTATAACACCGAAAGCTCTACCTGTAATTACTGCATGGTTGGGTAAGGAGGAAGCGTAA
- a CDS encoding alpha/beta hydrolase, which yields MIVKEYGKSNKDIIMLLHGGGLSWWNYEEVSEILKSDYHVILPILDGHSGSDRDFTSIESNANEIIEYIDNNYNGNVKLIGGLSLGAQILLDILSKRDNICEYTIIESALVCPMKMTNKLIESSINVSYGLINKKWFSRLQFKSLKIKEELFDKYYIDSSNITKNNMISFLKANSNYHLKNIKTNKSKSIVIVGSKERPIMIKSAKIIHDELINSELEILSGYYHGDLSINHPNEYAEKVKKLIK from the coding sequence ATGATAGTTAAAGAATATGGAAAATCTAATAAAGATATTATTATGTTATTACATGGTGGTGGATTATCATGGTGGAATTATGAAGAAGTGTCAGAAATATTAAAAAGTGATTATCATGTAATATTACCAATATTAGATGGTCATTCAGGAAGTGATAGAGATTTTACTTCTATTGAAAGTAATGCAAATGAAATAATTGAATATATTGATAATAATTATAACGGAAATGTTAAACTTATAGGAGGACTTTCATTAGGAGCACAAATTTTATTAGATATATTGTCAAAAAGAGACAATATATGTGAATATACAATAATTGAAAGTGCTTTGGTGTGTCCAATGAAAATGACAAATAAACTTATAGAATCATCAATTAATGTGTCTTATGGACTTATAAATAAAAAGTGGTTTTCTAGACTTCAATTTAAAAGTTTAAAAATAAAAGAAGAATTATTTGATAAGTATTATATTGATAGTTCTAATATAACAAAAAATAATATGATTTCATTTTTAAAAGCTAATTCCAATTATCATCTTAAGAATATAAAAACTAACAAATCAAAATCAATAGTGATAGTAGGAAGTAAAGAAAGACCAATTATGATTAAATCTGCAAAAATAATACACGATGAATTAATTAATAGTGAATTAGAAATATTAAGTGGTTATTATCATGGAGACTTAAGTATTAATCATCCAAATGAATATGCAGAAAAAGTTAAGAAATTGATAAAATAA
- a CDS encoding L-lactate dehydrogenase produces MNKQKLLIVGGGGMVGATAAYACALRSVIEEIVLIDRNEDLAWGQAADINDAMGIDRNVVVHTGNYSDINDDDIVVITAGAPQLPGQTRLELIDVNAKIMRDIVKNIIANGAKPYLVIVSNPVDVLTYVALKESGFPKNRVFGTGTTLDTSRMKSYLADALNVDSKAVDAYILGEHGDSSFSTIETAQIGEVPIKEYPGFTEEMIDGIEQKVRDRAYRVIETKKSTYFAIGFVVSKIVSALRKSTHTVYPVCSLVEGEYGLNNVVLGLPSTISSDGVKILAGYPLTKREKESLNKSAGIIAEMISHLDKAKNC; encoded by the coding sequence GTGAACAAACAGAAATTGCTAATTGTTGGCGGCGGTGGAATGGTTGGTGCAACGGCGGCTTATGCGTGTGCGTTGCGTAGTGTCATCGAAGAGATTGTGTTGATTGACCGTAATGAGGATTTGGCTTGGGGTCAGGCGGCTGATATCAATGACGCGATGGGAATTGACAGAAATGTCGTGGTTCATACGGGAAATTATTCCGATATCAATGACGATGACATAGTTGTGATCACTGCGGGTGCGCCGCAACTTCCTGGTCAGACTCGGTTGGAGTTGATTGACGTTAATGCAAAAATTATGCGTGATATTGTGAAGAATATTATAGCGAATGGCGCGAAGCCGTATTTGGTGATTGTCAGTAATCCGGTTGATGTTCTGACTTACGTGGCACTTAAGGAATCTGGCTTTCCGAAAAATCGCGTATTCGGGACGGGCACGACGCTTGACACTTCGCGAATGAAGTCGTATTTGGCGGACGCATTGAATGTCGACAGTAAAGCGGTTGACGCTTATATTCTGGGCGAGCACGGCGATTCGTCGTTTTCGACAATTGAAACGGCGCAAATTGGTGAAGTGCCAATTAAGGAATATCCTGGATTTACAGAGGAAATGATTGACGGAATTGAGCAGAAGGTTCGCGACCGAGCTTATCGGGTGATTGAAACAAAGAAATCGACGTATTTTGCGATTGGGTTTGTCGTGTCTAAGATTGTTTCGGCGCTCCGGAAATCGACACACACGGTTTATCCCGTCTGTTCTTTGGTTGAGGGCGAATATGGGCTGAATAATGTTGTGCTTGGATTGCCATCAACAATCAGCAGCGACGGCGTGAAGATTTTGGCGGGCTATCCGCTTACTAAGCGAGAAAAAGAATCGCTGAATAAATCCGCTGGAATTATTGCGGAAATGATTTCTCATCTTGATAAAGCCAAAAATTGCTGA
- the rpsN gene encoding 30S ribosomal protein S14: MAKKSMVARDKKRMKMIAKFAAKRAELKELGDLDGLQKLPRNSSPTRHKNRDSISGRPRGYMRQFGLSRINFREKAAKGEIPGITKSSW, translated from the coding sequence ATGGCTAAGAAATCAATGGTCGCTCGTGATAAGAAGCGTATGAAGATGATTGCCAAGTTTGCAGCCAAGCGTGCTGAGTTGAAAGAACTTGGCGACCTCGATGGTTTGCAGAAATTGCCTCGCAATTCTAGCCCAACCAGGCACAAGAACCGTGATAGCATCTCTGGTCGCCCACGCGGCTACATGCGTCAGTTTGGCTTGAGCCGTATCAATTTCCGCGAAAAAGCAGCCAAGGGTGAAATCCCAGGCATAACAAAGAGTAGTTGGTAA
- the rplV gene encoding 50S ribosomal protein L22, whose amino-acid sequence MADTTYTVRAYAKGVDQAPRKVSLVAALVRGRTVADALVILEHVPKRATSPVKKAIESAKANAINNHGLDAKSLVITTLSVTTGTRLRRFKPASRGRALPFQKKTSNILVEVTGTEKPKKAPAKKAEAKAEAKTAKPAAKKATKPAAKKEEK is encoded by the coding sequence ATGGCTGATACAACTTATACTGTCCGTGCTTACGCTAAAGGTGTTGATCAGGCACCACGTAAGGTAAGTCTAGTCGCAGCACTAGTGCGAGGTCGTACTGTAGCTGATGCGCTAGTTATCTTAGAGCACGTTCCAAAGCGCGCTACTAGCCCAGTCAAAAAGGCTATCGAAAGCGCTAAGGCAAACGCCATCAATAACCACGGCTTGGATGCTAAAAGCTTGGTAATTACTACTTTGAGTGTTACTACTGGCACACGTTTGCGTCGCTTTAAGCCTGCATCACGTGGCCGCGCTTTGCCATTCCAGAAAAAGACTTCAAATATTTTGGTTGAAGTAACTGGTACAGAAAAGCCAAAGAAAGCGCCTGCAAAAAAGGCCGAAGCTAAGGCAGAAGCAAAAACTGCTAAGCCTGCAGCTAAAAAAGCCACTAAACCGGCAGCAAAAAAGGAGGAGAAGTAA
- the rplX gene encoding 50S ribosomal protein L24, with the protein MARIHKDDTVKIIAGKNKGTTGKVLKVNTKDQTVLVEGVGVGHRHVKPSQYNPKGGKKDIHVPMDISKVALVVDEKSGKTSRVGLVKNADGGKTRVARQVKNKEIK; encoded by the coding sequence ATGGCTCGAATTCATAAAGACGATACCGTAAAAATTATTGCTGGTAAAAATAAAGGCACAACTGGTAAAGTTCTAAAAGTTAACACAAAAGACCAAACTGTTTTGGTTGAAGGTGTCGGCGTTGGACATCGCCACGTTAAGCCAAGCCAGTACAATCCAAAAGGTGGCAAAAAAGATATTCACGTACCAATGGATATTAGCAAAGTCGCTTTGGTTGTTGATGAGAAATCAGGCAAAACCAGCCGGGTTGGTTTAGTAAAGAATGCTGACGGCGGCAAAACTCGTGTTGCTCGCCAGGTAAAAAATAAGGAGATTAAATAA
- the rpsQ gene encoding 30S ribosomal protein S17, which translates to MARRTLIGVVTSAKRDKTITVTVTSRETHPLYGKQYTVTRKYTAHDETNEAGEGDKVQIEETRPISKTKSFTLVKVIEKSRGSIKLKDEVSGETKEEAKEDDK; encoded by the coding sequence ATGGCCCGACGAACATTGATTGGCGTCGTAACGAGTGCCAAGCGCGACAAGACCATCACTGTGACGGTCACTAGCCGCGAAACGCATCCGCTATACGGCAAACAGTACACCGTGACTCGCAAATACACTGCTCACGATGAAACCAACGAAGCAGGTGAAGGCGACAAGGTGCAAATCGAAGAGACTCGCCCAATTTCCAAGACTAAGAGCTTCACTCTAGTTAAGGTGATTGAAAAGTCTCGCGGTTCTATCAAACTAAAGGACGAAGTTTCTGGCGAAACTAAGGAAGAGGCTAAGGAGGACGACAAATGA